From the Streptococcus sp. 29887 genome, one window contains:
- the prmC gene encoding peptide chain release factor N(5)-glutamine methyltransferase yields the protein MNYAQLFAAYEEELVAIGEEAESLSFTFRGLKGLNFTEFLLLLRQEVSTADQELLNHIFQQLSQHRPAQYIIGKADFHGLEFAVDERVLIPRPETEELVDLILQENSRAGLRILDIGTGSGAIAISLAKARPDWEVVAVDISEDALAVAQENARSNQVSVQFIQSDVLQAVTGQFDIIVSNPPYISPDDKDEVGANVLTSEPHLALFAEEDGLAIYRQIAEQAGTFLKGNGKLYFEIGYKQGQALTDLLALHFPEKRVRVIKDQFGQDRKVVADDIG from the coding sequence ATGAATTACGCTCAATTATTTGCAGCATACGAAGAAGAATTAGTAGCAATAGGTGAAGAGGCAGAGTCCCTGTCCTTCACCTTTCGAGGCTTAAAAGGACTGAATTTTACGGAATTTCTCCTCTTGCTCCGACAGGAAGTTAGTACAGCTGACCAAGAGCTACTGAACCATATTTTTCAGCAACTTTCCCAACACCGACCTGCCCAGTACATTATCGGCAAGGCTGATTTTCATGGCTTAGAGTTTGCGGTGGATGAGCGAGTCTTGATTCCAAGACCTGAAACGGAAGAATTGGTCGATTTGATTTTGCAGGAAAATAGCAGAGCAGGTTTGCGTATCTTAGATATCGGTACAGGAAGCGGTGCCATAGCTATTTCCCTTGCAAAAGCTAGACCTGATTGGGAAGTGGTAGCAGTAGATATCTCAGAAGATGCCTTGGCAGTGGCTCAGGAAAATGCAAGAAGCAATCAGGTTTCTGTTCAATTCATACAGTCGGATGTCTTGCAAGCTGTGACAGGTCAATTTGATATCATTGTTTCCAATCCACCTTATATCTCACCAGACGACAAGGACGAAGTTGGAGCCAATGTTTTAACATCGGAACCACATTTAGCCCTGTTCGCAGAAGAAGATGGGCTGGCCATCTATCGACAAATTGCGGAGCAGGCAGGGACATTTTTGAAGGGAAATGGAAAACTCTACTTTGAAATTGGCTACAAGCAAGGGCAGGCTTTAACAGACTTACTGGCCCTGCATTTTCCCGAAAAGCGTGTTCGCGTTATAAAAGACCAATTCGGTCAGGATAGAAAGGTTGTGGCAGATGACATTGGATAA